From a region of the Microterricola gilva genome:
- a CDS encoding RNA polymerase-binding protein RbpA, with translation MASGGSAIRGSRVGAGPMGEQDRGYHADRVAVSYWDALGNETVRYFSAILPDEEIPLTIDSPQSGLPAGRDKENPPSLAKLEPYKTHLAYVKERRTEEEAEQLLEEALEQLRVRRGKVSSSN, from the coding sequence ATGGCATCGGGTGGCAGTGCAATTCGGGGATCGCGCGTCGGCGCAGGCCCCATGGGCGAACAGGACCGCGGCTACCACGCGGACCGCGTGGCCGTTTCTTACTGGGATGCTCTCGGCAACGAGACCGTCCGCTACTTCTCGGCGATCCTGCCCGATGAGGAGATCCCGCTGACGATCGACTCCCCGCAGTCCGGTCTCCCGGCCGGCCGCGACAAGGAGAACCCCCCGTCGCTGGCGAAGCTCGAGCCGTACAAGACGCACCTCGCCTACGTGAAGGAGCGTCGCACGGAGGAAGAGGCTGAGCAGCTCCTCGAAGAGGCGCTCGAGCAGCTCCGCGTCCGCCGCGGCAAGGTTTCAAGCAGCAACTAG
- the pgl gene encoding 6-phosphogluconolactonase: protein MTNERRVLVHPDKQALAGSVAARFITKTLDILDDLGSANIVLTGGSMGSGVLAAVNESSARDTLDWSRIHFWWGDERWLPAGDPERNDQQAFDALLGHIDIPAENIHRFPASDGALDLDEAADAYAAELAAHAEEGAELPRLDITFLGVGPDGHVASLFPHRSGIQVNDRSVIAVRNSPKPPAERLSLTRPVLNHSDRVWMVLAGSDKAPALGLALAGASRDEVPAGGIKGRKRTVFFIDRDAAAEVPESLIAPSY from the coding sequence ATGACCAATGAACGCCGGGTGCTCGTGCATCCAGACAAGCAGGCACTCGCCGGCTCTGTCGCCGCTCGATTCATCACCAAGACGCTCGACATCCTCGACGACCTTGGCAGCGCGAACATCGTGCTGACGGGCGGCTCGATGGGCTCGGGCGTGTTGGCGGCCGTCAACGAGTCCAGCGCGCGGGACACGCTCGACTGGTCGCGTATCCACTTCTGGTGGGGCGACGAGCGCTGGCTGCCTGCCGGTGACCCGGAGCGCAACGACCAGCAGGCGTTCGACGCCCTGCTCGGCCACATCGACATCCCGGCCGAGAACATCCACCGCTTCCCGGCCTCCGACGGCGCACTCGACCTGGACGAGGCGGCAGACGCCTACGCGGCCGAGCTCGCCGCCCACGCCGAAGAGGGCGCTGAGCTGCCCCGTCTCGACATCACCTTCCTCGGTGTCGGGCCGGACGGCCACGTCGCCTCCCTGTTCCCGCACCGCTCCGGCATCCAGGTGAACGACCGCTCGGTGATCGCCGTGCGCAATTCGCCCAAGCCGCCGGCAGAGCGCCTGAGCCTGACGCGTCCGGTGCTGAACCACTCCGACCGTGTCTGGATGGTCCTCGCCGGATCCGACAAGGCGCCCGCCCTCGGCCTGGCCCTGGCCGGCGCGAGTCGCGACGAGGTTCCTGCCGGTGGCATCAAGGGCCGCAAGCGCACGGTGTTCTTCATCGACCGTGACGCAGCGGCCGAGGTACCAGAGTCCCTCATCGCCCCCTCGTACTGA